In the genome of Persephonella sp. KM09-Lau-8, one region contains:
- the thrC gene encoding threonine synthase gives MAKVKALRCKECGKEYPVEPIHVCEFCFGPLEIEYDYDEIKQNISREKIEKGPKSLWRYIDLLPVDNPTVGLSAGFTPLIKAEKLGRELGLNNLYIKDDSVNHPTLSFKDRVVAVALSKAKEFGFDTAACASTGNLANSVAANAAASGMKCYVFIPANLETNKIIGSLVFNPTVVAVEGNYDDVNRLSSEVANEFGWAFVNINVRPFYSEGSKTLAFEVAEQLGWKAPGAVVAPLASGSLYTKIWKGFNELRTVGLISDNPPRMYGAQAAGCSPIYKAFKEGRDWIIPEKPDTIAKSIAIGNPADGPYAVKVARESNGDMEIATNEEIIEGMKLLAETEGIFTETAGGTTIAVLKKFAEKGVFDPDEIVVAYITGNGYKTMEVLEGHLNQPIHIKPSLHEFKEKVIGIKV, from the coding sequence TTGGCAAAAGTAAAAGCATTAAGATGTAAAGAGTGTGGTAAAGAGTATCCAGTAGAGCCTATTCATGTATGTGAGTTCTGTTTTGGGCCACTGGAAATTGAATATGATTATGATGAGATTAAACAAAATATTTCCAGAGAAAAAATTGAAAAAGGGCCAAAAAGCCTGTGGAGATATATAGACCTTTTACCTGTAGATAACCCAACTGTTGGCTTATCTGCCGGATTTACACCGCTTATTAAAGCTGAAAAATTAGGAAGAGAATTAGGATTAAATAATCTTTATATAAAAGATGATTCTGTAAATCATCCTACACTTTCTTTTAAAGACAGGGTTGTTGCAGTTGCACTGTCTAAGGCCAAAGAGTTTGGATTTGATACAGCTGCATGTGCTTCCACAGGAAACCTTGCAAACTCTGTTGCTGCAAATGCAGCTGCTTCAGGAATGAAATGTTATGTTTTTATACCTGCAAATCTGGAAACAAACAAAATAATAGGTTCACTGGTATTTAATCCAACAGTTGTTGCTGTTGAAGGAAACTACGATGATGTTAATAGATTATCCTCTGAGGTAGCAAATGAATTTGGATGGGCTTTTGTTAATATAAATGTTAGACCGTTTTACTCAGAAGGCTCCAAAACACTGGCATTTGAAGTTGCAGAGCAGCTTGGATGGAAAGCCCCAGGTGCAGTTGTAGCTCCTCTGGCATCCGGTTCTTTATATACAAAAATCTGGAAAGGCTTTAATGAGCTAAGAACAGTAGGTCTGATATCTGACAACCCACCAAGAATGTATGGTGCACAGGCTGCAGGATGTAGCCCTATATACAAAGCATTTAAAGAAGGTAGAGATTGGATTATTCCGGAAAAACCTGACACAATCGCAAAATCAATTGCTATCGGAAACCCTGCCGATGGTCCTTATGCTGTAAAAGTGGCCAGAGAAAGTAATGGGGATATGGAAATAGCCACAAATGAGGAAATCATAGAAGGTATGAAACTACTTGCTGAAACAGAAGGTATTTTCACAGAAACAGCAGGCGGAACAACTATTGCTGTTCTGAAAAAGTTTGCTGAAAAAGGCGTATTTGACCCAGATGAGATTGTTGTTGCTTACATAACAGGAAACGGATACAAAACAATGGAAGTGCTGGAAGGACATTTAAACCAGCCTATACATATAAAACCTTCTCTTCATGAGTTCAAAGAAAAAGTTATTGGAATAAAGGTTTAA
- a CDS encoding NIL domain-containing protein: MESIKLKLIYPEDKIKEPILSRVCKNFDVEINIRKANVTDTIGWLELELTGDEDQIEEAIKYMEAQGIEVSPLEGQVFME, from the coding sequence ATGGAATCCATTAAGTTAAAACTTATCTATCCTGAAGACAAAATAAAAGAGCCTATTCTCAGCCGTGTATGTAAAAATTTTGATGTGGAGATTAATATAAGAAAAGCCAATGTAACAGACACTATTGGCTGGCTTGAGCTTGAGCTAACAGGAGATGAAGACCAGATTGAAGAAGCAATCAAATATATGGAGGCGCAGGGGATAGAGGTTTCACCACTTGAAGGACAGGTTTTTATGGAGTAA
- a CDS encoding ubiquitin-like small modifier protein 1 gives MAVTVRIPTALRRVTQGQGEVQVEASTIAELIDALEKEFPGIKERLVEENGEIRKFVNFFVNDEDIRFLKGKDTELKDGDVVAIIPAIAGGLEV, from the coding sequence ATGGCAGTAACAGTTAGAATACCAACAGCTTTAAGAAGGGTAACACAGGGACAGGGTGAAGTTCAGGTTGAAGCTTCTACAATCGCAGAACTTATTGATGCCCTTGAAAAAGAATTTCCTGGAATAAAAGAAAGACTTGTTGAGGAAAATGGTGAAATCAGAAAGTTTGTAAACTTTTTTGTTAATGACGAAGATATCAGATTTTTAAAAGGGAAAGATACAGAACTTAAAGATGGTGATGTTGTTGCAATAATTCCAGCCATAGCAGGGGGACTGGAGGTCTAA
- a CDS encoding Ppx/GppA phosphatase family protein, translating to MEKIAIVDIGTYSTRLLISAVHIKDTLEETLDSIEDILSVGRITALGRKLKETGYLQEEAINEVLSTLKEYVLIAREYGVKEIYGYATQACREAKNGNELLEKIKQLGIDVQLISGEEEAYLSFLATAYGVNPQSDFVVIDQGGGSTEFVYGQKNNGYQIKDSVSFPFGIVSLTERFIKSDPPEKEELDNMRQFILQHLQKIANYSTAQQFIGLGGTITTVAALEKHVFPYNSAKVHKTVLSRKAVKKWLDKLSSMTVEERKSIPIIEDKRAEAIVSGLVIFDTALDFFEKDSITVSDWGLRHGAVIKKIMEKFNG from the coding sequence GTGGAAAAAATAGCAATAGTTGATATAGGGACATACTCTACCCGTCTCCTGATATCTGCAGTCCATATAAAAGATACCCTTGAAGAAACACTTGATAGCATAGAAGATATCCTATCTGTCGGCAGAATTACAGCCTTAGGCAGAAAACTTAAAGAAACAGGATACCTGCAGGAAGAAGCAATTAATGAGGTCTTATCTACTTTAAAAGAGTATGTTCTTATTGCCAGAGAATATGGAGTTAAGGAAATTTATGGATATGCTACACAGGCCTGTAGAGAGGCAAAGAATGGTAATGAATTACTTGAGAAGATTAAACAACTGGGAATTGATGTTCAGTTAATCTCTGGAGAAGAAGAGGCTTACCTTTCATTTCTGGCTACCGCTTACGGGGTTAACCCCCAATCAGATTTTGTTGTTATAGACCAGGGAGGCGGAAGCACAGAGTTTGTATATGGTCAAAAAAATAATGGATATCAGATAAAAGATTCTGTTTCTTTCCCATTTGGTATAGTTTCCCTTACAGAAAGATTTATAAAATCTGACCCTCCTGAAAAAGAAGAATTAGATAATATGAGACAGTTTATACTTCAGCATTTACAGAAAATAGCAAATTATTCCACTGCACAGCAGTTTATAGGTCTTGGTGGAACAATTACAACAGTCGCAGCACTAGAAAAACATGTTTTTCCTTATAACTCTGCAAAAGTTCATAAAACAGTTTTATCCCGAAAAGCCGTAAAAAAATGGCTTGATAAACTGTCTTCAATGACAGTAGAAGAAAGAAAATCAATCCCTATAATTGAGGATAAAAGAGCAGAAGCCATAGTCTCTGGACTGGTGATATTTGATACTGCCCTTGACTTTTTTGAAAAAGATAGTATTACTGTTAGTGATTGGGGTCTCAGACATGGGGCTGTAATAAAAAAAATAATGGAGAAATTTAATGGTTGA